One segment of Haloplanus natans DSM 17983 DNA contains the following:
- a CDS encoding GNAT family N-acetyltransferase, protein MIRAATPADAPTLARLQSVLPEPSPDLLESALDDGAMTPATALVSTADADTPVAYLLAVPGEAVYVAELVVAPDHRREGRARALLDACAARAGPDAALTVTVAPDNEAARSCYRACGFEKEGRVPDFFDDGDAVRYRRD, encoded by the coding sequence GTGATTCGCGCCGCGACGCCGGCTGACGCCCCGACGCTCGCCCGACTCCAGTCGGTCCTGCCCGAACCGAGTCCCGACCTCCTCGAGAGCGCCCTCGACGACGGCGCGATGACGCCGGCGACGGCGCTGGTGTCGACGGCCGACGCGGACACGCCCGTCGCGTACCTCCTCGCCGTCCCCGGCGAGGCTGTCTACGTCGCGGAACTGGTCGTCGCCCCCGACCACCGAAGAGAGGGGCGAGCGCGGGCGCTACTCGACGCGTGTGCGGCGCGGGCAGGTCCCGACGCGGCGCTGACAGTCACCGTCGCGCCCGACAACGAGGCGGCGCGGTCGTGTTACCGGGCGTGTGGCTTCGAGAAAGAGGGGCGCGTTCCCGACTTCTTCGACGACGGCGACGCGGTGCGGTACCGACGCGACTAG
- the dnaG gene encoding DNA primase DnaG — translation MDDTAKYLIHASIAADGVVERSDVVGAVFGQTEGLLGDELDLRDLQQSSKVGRIDVQIDSENGQSFGRITIASSLDKVETAILAASLETIDRVGPCQASVEVTNIEDVREAKRRQVIDRAKELLAGSFDESVMDSSKILEEVRESVRIEDITEFDGLPAGPRVADSDAIIVVEGRADVLTLLQYGIKNAVGVEGTNVPDAISNLSAERTVTAFLDGDRGGELILRELAQVGDVDYVVFAPEGRSVEDLERHEVMSALRDKTPYGDLFDDSAEPDLDSESTPAPESTETETDERSSEAIAATATVPVGDAADATAAAETEAPDADADADGTTSADRNGAADEAPSTLREHVRAVIDDETASARLLDADFEVIETVPAGEAFDALADAETAPYALVLDGQLTQRVLDVAAQRGIEQIVSRSSGEMVKTPVDVRVRTVDQFATAD, via the coding sequence ATGGACGACACAGCGAAATACCTCATTCACGCATCTATCGCGGCCGACGGCGTCGTGGAACGAAGCGACGTGGTCGGTGCCGTCTTCGGGCAGACCGAAGGACTGCTCGGGGACGAACTCGATCTTCGGGACCTCCAGCAGTCCTCGAAGGTCGGCCGAATAGACGTACAGATCGACAGCGAGAACGGACAGTCGTTCGGTCGCATCACCATCGCCAGCAGCCTCGACAAGGTCGAGACGGCCATCCTCGCCGCCTCACTGGAGACCATCGACCGCGTCGGCCCCTGTCAGGCCTCCGTCGAAGTGACGAACATCGAAGACGTGCGCGAAGCCAAGCGCAGGCAGGTGATCGACCGCGCCAAGGAACTGCTCGCGGGGTCGTTCGACGAGAGCGTCATGGACTCCTCCAAGATCCTAGAGGAAGTGCGCGAGAGCGTCCGAATCGAGGATATAACGGAGTTCGACGGTCTCCCCGCGGGGCCGCGCGTCGCCGACTCCGACGCCATCATCGTCGTCGAGGGCCGCGCCGACGTGCTCACGCTCCTCCAGTACGGCATCAAAAACGCCGTGGGCGTCGAAGGGACGAACGTCCCCGACGCCATCTCGAATCTCTCCGCGGAGCGGACCGTCACCGCCTTTCTCGACGGCGACCGTGGCGGTGAACTGATCCTGCGCGAACTCGCGCAGGTCGGCGACGTGGACTACGTCGTCTTCGCGCCCGAGGGCCGGTCGGTCGAGGACCTCGAACGACACGAGGTCATGTCCGCACTCCGGGATAAGACGCCGTACGGCGACCTCTTCGACGACTCGGCCGAACCGGACCTGGATTCGGAGTCGACGCCGGCGCCGGAGTCGACCGAGACGGAGACGGACGAGCGGTCGAGCGAGGCTATCGCGGCCACCGCCACCGTTCCCGTCGGCGACGCGGCGGACGCCACGGCGGCCGCCGAGACGGAGGCTCCGGACGCTGACGCCGACGCCGACGGCACCACGTCCGCGGACCGGAACGGCGCCGCCGACGAAGCCCCGTCGACGCTCCGGGAACACGTCCGCGCCGTCATCGACGATGAGACGGCGTCCGCGCGGCTCCTCGATGCCGATTTCGAGGTCATCGAGACGGTGCCGGCGGGCGAGGCGTTCGACGCCCTGGCCGACGCGGAGACGGCCCCCTACGCGCTCGTCCTCGACGGCCAGTTGACCCAGCGTGTCCTCGACGTGGCGGCCCAGCGCGGCATCGAACAGATCGTCTCGCGCTCGTCGGGCGAGATGGTGAAGACGCCGGTCGACGTTCGCGTCCGGACCGTCGATCAGTTCGCGACTGCCGACTAG
- a CDS encoding MOSC domain-containing protein — MAHIERLQVFPVKGLDGVEVETIGISDAGTAAGDREYAMCDPDAGRIETGEDMLTLAYNGKQTDRLHDVRTAFDAGTHTLTVEPKDGGERRSFDLSTDEGRADAGVWLGDFIDDPVDLRRREPPSFVDRPDAGPSVISTATLEEVASWFDDMTVDGARRRLRANVEVGGVPAFWEDRFVGTDVPGFAVGEDAVRFEGDEPCARCVVPSRDPETGDPFPEFRQRFVERREATFPEWADRDAFEHLYTVMLISRVPEASRGRAISVGDAVTVPE; from the coding sequence ATGGCACACATCGAGCGACTGCAGGTGTTTCCCGTCAAAGGGCTCGACGGGGTCGAGGTGGAGACGATCGGGATCAGCGACGCCGGTACGGCCGCGGGCGACCGGGAGTACGCCATGTGCGACCCCGACGCAGGTCGCATCGAGACGGGTGAGGATATGCTGACTCTCGCGTACAACGGCAAGCAGACCGACCGCCTCCACGACGTGCGGACGGCGTTCGACGCCGGGACACACACCCTGACCGTCGAACCGAAAGACGGCGGCGAGCGACGGTCGTTCGATCTCTCGACCGACGAGGGGCGCGCCGACGCGGGTGTCTGGCTCGGCGACTTCATCGACGACCCGGTCGACCTGCGCCGGCGCGAACCGCCGTCGTTCGTCGACCGGCCCGACGCCGGCCCCTCGGTGATCAGCACGGCCACCCTGGAGGAAGTCGCGTCCTGGTTCGACGACATGACCGTCGACGGCGCCCGGCGGCGCCTCCGGGCCAACGTCGAAGTCGGCGGCGTCCCCGCGTTCTGGGAGGATCGGTTCGTGGGAACCGACGTCCCCGGGTTCGCCGTCGGGGAGGACGCCGTCCGGTTCGAGGGCGACGAGCCCTGTGCCCGGTGTGTCGTCCCCAGTCGCGATCCGGAGACGGGGGACCCGTTCCCCGAGTTCCGGCAGCGATTCGTCGAGCGCCGCGAAGCGACGTTCCCCGAGTGGGCGGATCGGGACGCGTTCGAGCATCTCTACACCGTGATGCTCATCTCGCGGGTGCCCGAGGCGTCGCGGGGCCGGGCGATATCGGTCGGGGACGCGGTGACCGTGCCGGAATAA
- a CDS encoding HFX_2341 family transcriptional regulator, with protein MQTHIVPVGFDYDRLIAPLIRDQFDVDRVILLEGAVGSEANVEYSRNISAKLEQDFRNLLGAETCRVVIADVYDYDAAFEDAYDLINDELDAGAPDGEVWVNVSSMPRPVSFAFATAAHSITLERQADRDRIHTYYTAPEKYLETELAEELRANRDLLAALLEDGAVEDERITERLDGTTELLDEFDERGTTIGAKRIGDNHIVELPVASFSNVKPFEEVILFELGEHGEFESVSELAEALAAELGEEYTDSFRSKVIYNVDRLGPGGKGYIEQEEHGKSYRTRLSRIGELWVRAHADREDVPVRE; from the coding sequence ATGCAGACCCACATCGTTCCGGTCGGGTTCGACTACGACCGGCTGATCGCGCCGCTGATCCGCGACCAGTTCGACGTGGATCGGGTGATCCTGCTCGAAGGCGCCGTGGGAAGCGAGGCCAACGTCGAGTACTCGCGGAACATCTCGGCCAAACTGGAGCAGGACTTCCGCAACCTGCTCGGCGCCGAGACGTGCCGTGTCGTCATCGCGGACGTATACGACTACGACGCCGCCTTCGAGGATGCGTACGACCTCATCAACGACGAGTTGGACGCCGGCGCGCCGGACGGCGAGGTGTGGGTCAACGTGAGTTCGATGCCCCGGCCAGTGAGTTTCGCCTTCGCCACCGCCGCCCACTCCATCACGCTCGAACGGCAGGCCGACCGTGACCGCATCCACACCTACTACACCGCCCCGGAGAAGTATCTGGAGACGGAGCTCGCGGAGGAGTTGCGCGCGAACCGCGACCTGTTGGCGGCCCTCCTCGAGGACGGGGCGGTGGAGGACGAGCGGATCACCGAGCGCCTCGACGGGACGACCGAACTGCTCGACGAGTTCGACGAGCGCGGCACCACCATCGGCGCCAAGCGAATCGGCGACAACCACATCGTCGAACTCCCGGTCGCCTCCTTCTCGAACGTCAAACCCTTCGAGGAGGTGATCCTGTTCGAACTCGGCGAACACGGCGAGTTCGAGTCGGTGTCGGAACTCGCGGAGGCGCTCGCGGCCGAACTCGGCGAGGAGTACACCGACAGCTTCCGGTCGAAAGTTATCTACAACGTCGACCGCCTGGGTCCCGGCGGCAAGGGGTACATCGAGCAGGAAGAACACGGCAAGTCCTACCGGACGCGGCTCTCCCGCATCGGCGAACTCTGGGTGCGCGCCCACGCCGACCGGGAGGACGTGCCGGTGCGCGAGTAG
- a CDS encoding enolase, with translation MALYDALADLPLRIDRESRTRHERDTSSGFVRATTVFELHGDGTVGRGEDVTYDTEDHDALAELDALVPTGEFTFDEFSAALDDVALFPTKEPGQPSAHHYRRWGIESAALDLALRQADTDFASALGRERDPLNFVVSTRLGDPPTIDRVAAILDHHPDLGLKLDPTSDWDADLVAALADTGAVRLLDLKGHYVGTTVDQPPDPALYERVIEGFPDAVIEDPAVTDETREIVESARERVSWDAPITGAESVRDRPFEPQWLNIKPSRFGTVESVLETIEYAREHDMALYGGGQFELGVGRDHIQTLAATFYPDAPNDVAPGGYNLPTLPDDLPGSPLVPSDDARGLTF, from the coding sequence ATGGCTCTCTACGACGCCCTCGCCGACCTCCCGCTTCGGATCGACCGCGAATCGCGCACCCGCCACGAACGTGACACCTCCAGCGGGTTCGTCCGTGCGACGACCGTCTTCGAACTCCACGGCGACGGGACGGTTGGCCGCGGGGAGGACGTGACCTACGACACCGAAGATCACGACGCCCTCGCCGAACTCGACGCGCTCGTCCCGACCGGCGAGTTCACCTTCGACGAGTTCTCGGCCGCCCTCGACGACGTGGCGCTCTTCCCGACGAAAGAGCCGGGACAGCCCTCGGCGCACCACTACCGACGCTGGGGGATCGAGAGCGCGGCACTCGACCTCGCGCTCCGGCAGGCCGACACCGACTTCGCGTCGGCGCTGGGCCGGGAGCGCGACCCCCTGAATTTCGTCGTCAGCACCCGCCTCGGCGACCCGCCGACGATCGATCGGGTGGCGGCGATCCTCGATCACCATCCCGACCTCGGCCTGAAACTCGACCCGACGAGCGACTGGGACGCCGACCTCGTCGCCGCCCTCGCCGACACCGGCGCCGTCCGCCTCCTCGACCTGAAGGGCCACTACGTCGGGACGACGGTGGATCAGCCGCCCGACCCCGCCCTCTACGAGCGGGTGATCGAGGGGTTCCCGGACGCGGTGATCGAGGACCCCGCGGTGACCGACGAGACGCGCGAAATCGTCGAATCGGCGCGCGAGCGTGTCTCCTGGGACGCCCCGATCACGGGCGCCGAGAGCGTGCGTGACCGCCCGTTCGAGCCACAGTGGCTCAACATCAAGCCCTCGCGTTTCGGGACCGTCGAATCCGTGTTGGAGACGATCGAGTACGCTCGGGAGCACGATATGGCGCTGTACGGCGGCGGCCAGTTCGAACTCGGTGTGGGTCGTGACCACATCCAGACGCTCGCGGCGACGTTCTACCCCGACGCGCCGAACGACGTGGCGCCCGGCGGCTACAACCTCCCCACCCTTCCCGACGACCTGCCGGGGAGTCCGCTGGTGCCGAGCGACGACGCCCGCGGGCTGACGTTTTAA
- a CDS encoding DUF1405 domain-containing protein: MSSGSESESALRRLVTLVDGTGLPAPDSLPRWLAPLPRSVENLGLSLAWAVVGVNLVGTAFGFWYYRFQFAAEPVAIWPLVPDSPVATLFIALSLALWKLGRSNDIVNALAFFGCWKLGFWTPFVLVAFADGFLATTPVPMYAFLLGSHLMMVVEAFLIHRYSDFPVGAVAVAVAWYGLNDLVDYFVPVLGTPHHTLLPGQRIVDGAITHLSPTHELAAAFAVVLTLTATFLTLATRVKKLESGAGRRE; encoded by the coding sequence ATGAGTTCCGGGTCGGAATCCGAGTCCGCGCTCCGACGCCTCGTCACCCTCGTCGACGGGACTGGCCTCCCCGCGCCCGACTCGCTCCCACGGTGGCTCGCTCCCCTCCCCAGATCCGTCGAGAACCTCGGCCTCTCGCTCGCGTGGGCCGTCGTCGGGGTCAACCTCGTCGGCACCGCCTTCGGCTTCTGGTACTACCGCTTCCAGTTCGCGGCCGAACCAGTCGCAATCTGGCCGCTCGTCCCGGACAGTCCCGTCGCCACGCTGTTTATTGCGCTGTCGCTCGCTCTCTGGAAACTGGGCCGCTCGAACGACATCGTGAACGCGCTGGCCTTCTTCGGCTGCTGGAAACTCGGATTCTGGACGCCCTTCGTCCTCGTCGCATTCGCCGACGGCTTCCTCGCGACCACGCCGGTGCCCATGTACGCCTTCCTCCTCGGGAGTCATCTGATGATGGTCGTCGAGGCGTTCCTGATCCACCGCTACAGCGACTTCCCCGTCGGCGCCGTCGCCGTCGCCGTCGCGTGGTACGGTCTGAACGATCTGGTCGACTACTTCGTGCCCGTTCTCGGCACGCCCCACCACACCCTCCTCCCCGGCCAGCGAATCGTCGACGGGGCGATCACCCACCTCTCGCCGACCCACGAACTCGCCGCCGCTTTCGCCGTCGTCCTGACGCTCACCGCCACCTTCCTGACGCTCGCGACGCGAGTGAAGAAACTGGAATCCGGTGCCGGCCGCCGCGAGTAG
- the pdxS gene encoding pyridoxal 5'-phosphate synthase lyase subunit PdxS — protein sequence MTDLEELRRGTELVKRGFARMQKGGVIMDVVNAEQARIAEDCGAVAVMSLEAVPADIRKRGGVARMADPAALTEILDEVSIPVMGKARIGHRKEAEILQAKGADMIDESEVLTPADDDYHIDKREFTAPFVCGARNLGEALRRIDEGAAMIRTKGEAGTGDVNQAVTHQRAIKGSIRELDGMAYEERERWAREHGAPRDLAHETADMGRLPVVNFAAGGIATPADAALMMHHGCDGIFVGSGIFGAENPEAMGTAIVEAVNNWDDPDRLADIATNVGKGMTGQSNADMAEEEKLQGRGV from the coding sequence ATGACCGACCTCGAAGAGCTTCGTCGCGGTACGGAGTTGGTAAAGCGCGGCTTCGCGCGGATGCAGAAAGGCGGCGTCATCATGGACGTGGTCAACGCCGAACAGGCCCGCATCGCCGAAGACTGCGGCGCGGTGGCGGTGATGAGTCTCGAAGCCGTGCCGGCCGACATCCGCAAGCGCGGCGGCGTGGCACGGATGGCCGACCCCGCGGCGCTCACCGAAATTCTCGACGAGGTGTCGATTCCGGTGATGGGGAAAGCACGCATCGGCCACCGGAAGGAAGCCGAGATTCTCCAGGCCAAAGGCGCCGACATGATCGACGAGAGCGAGGTGCTCACCCCCGCCGACGACGACTACCACATCGACAAGCGGGAGTTCACCGCGCCGTTCGTCTGTGGCGCCCGAAACCTCGGCGAGGCGCTCCGCCGCATCGACGAGGGCGCGGCGATGATCCGCACCAAAGGCGAGGCGGGCACCGGCGACGTGAACCAGGCGGTGACCCACCAGCGCGCGATCAAAGGGTCGATCCGCGAACTCGACGGCATGGCCTACGAGGAACGTGAGCGATGGGCCCGCGAACACGGCGCGCCGCGTGATCTGGCCCACGAGACGGCCGATATGGGCCGTCTTCCAGTCGTTAACTTCGCCGCCGGCGGCATCGCGACGCCCGCGGACGCGGCGCTCATGATGCATCACGGCTGTGACGGTATCTTCGTCGGCTCCGGCATCTTCGGCGCCGAGAACCCCGAGGCGATGGGAACCGCCATCGTCGAGGCGGTCAACAACTGGGACGACCCCGACCGCCTCGCCGACATCGCGACGAACGTCGGCAAGGGGATGACGGGCCAGTCCAACGCCGATATGGCCGAAGAGGAGAAGTTGCAGGGTCGCGGCGTCTGA
- a CDS encoding PAS domain-containing sensor histidine kinase, translated as MADADTRTTATSQPPNQAWFERAVEAAGHAIFITDADGRIVYVNPAFESITGYDAADAIGRTPNLLNADHHDQSYFCRLWTTIRAGEVWREEIVNRRADGERYVAEQTIAPITDEDGTITHFVSIQTDVTERQEHELALERSRDLLARTEEAADVGGWELALDTETLRWTPGTRRIHGVEPAYEPSIEEAIEFYHPTDRRTVRTFVERALEWELPYDVEARLVTADGSTRFVRTTGQPVVVDGATLLRGTIQDVTEQTARRQQLMVFNRVLRHNLRNGLNVVAGRADGLLTTLDADGDLPADLARTDLDAIVSAAEELLDVAERARRFDNLYRRIRDSQPVEIRPLLDAIVAEYRDAAPRATIRVEDAAPVVLVNRRGVRVAVEELVDNAIEHSSDGAPTVTVRVRERADGSLEIAVADRGNGIPEMEREVIAEGEERPLKHGSGLGLWLVKWLVTAMGGTVEITDNEPSGAVVSLVFPAARWIPGDADTSER; from the coding sequence ATGGCTGATGCCGACACCCGAACGACCGCGACGAGCCAGCCGCCGAACCAGGCGTGGTTCGAACGCGCCGTCGAGGCGGCCGGCCACGCTATCTTCATCACCGACGCCGACGGCCGGATCGTCTACGTGAACCCGGCGTTCGAGTCCATCACCGGCTACGACGCCGCCGACGCCATCGGCCGGACACCGAACCTGCTCAACGCCGACCACCACGACCAGTCGTACTTCTGCCGACTCTGGACGACCATCCGCGCCGGCGAGGTCTGGCGGGAGGAGATCGTGAACCGCCGGGCCGACGGCGAGCGATACGTCGCCGAGCAGACCATCGCCCCGATCACCGACGAGGACGGCACCATCACCCACTTCGTCTCGATTCAGACGGACGTGACCGAGCGACAGGAACACGAACTCGCGCTCGAACGGAGCCGTGACCTGTTGGCGCGGACGGAGGAGGCGGCCGACGTGGGGGGGTGGGAGCTCGCTCTCGACACGGAGACGCTCCGGTGGACGCCCGGCACTCGCCGGATTCACGGGGTCGAGCCGGCGTACGAGCCCTCGATCGAGGAGGCGATCGAGTTCTACCACCCCACCGATCGCCGAACGGTTCGGACGTTCGTCGAGCGCGCCCTCGAGTGGGAGCTTCCCTACGACGTGGAGGCCCGCCTCGTCACGGCGGACGGCTCGACCCGGTTCGTCCGGACGACGGGGCAGCCGGTCGTGGTCGACGGGGCGACCCTCCTGCGCGGGACCATCCAGGACGTCACCGAGCAGACGGCTCGCCGCCAGCAACTGATGGTGTTCAACCGCGTCCTCCGTCACAACCTGCGAAACGGTCTCAACGTGGTTGCCGGGCGGGCCGATGGGCTCCTGACGACGCTCGATGCCGACGGCGACCTTCCGGCCGACCTGGCCCGGACCGATCTCGACGCGATCGTATCGGCGGCCGAGGAGTTGCTCGACGTCGCCGAACGGGCGCGCCGGTTCGACAACCTCTACCGGCGGATTCGGGACAGCCAGCCCGTCGAGATCCGGCCGTTGCTCGACGCTATCGTGGCGGAGTACCGTGACGCCGCTCCCAGGGCGACGATCCGCGTCGAGGACGCGGCGCCGGTCGTCCTCGTCAACCGACGGGGCGTCCGGGTCGCCGTCGAGGAACTCGTCGACAACGCCATCGAGCATTCGAGCGACGGCGCCCCGACCGTGACGGTTCGCGTCCGGGAACGAGCGGACGGCTCGCTCGAAATCGCCGTCGCCGACCGTGGCAACGGCATCCCCGAGATGGAACGCGAGGTGATCGCCGAGGGAGAGGAGCGGCCACTGAAACACGGGAGCGGCCTCGGCCTGTGGCTCGTGAAGTGGCTCGTGACGGCGATGGGCGGCACGGTCGAAATAACTGACAACGAGCCCTCGGGGGCGGTCGTCTCGCTCGTCTTCCCGGCGGCGCGGTGGATCCCGGGCGACGCCGACACGTCGGAACGGTGA
- a CDS encoding homoserine kinase, with the protein MITVRAPATSANLGSGFDVFGAALDRPADIVRVEKADRTTIEVTGYGAEFIPEDPESNTVGAVAEALDAPAHIRIDKGIRPSSGLGSSGASAAAAALALNELYDRGLSRRDLVPIAGKGEATVSGEVHLDNVAPALLGGFTIATGRDVTVVDADIPLVACLPEIVVSTRDARDVVPAGATMEQLVNTVGRAATLTTGMCRDDPDLVGRGMHDRLVTPARADLISGYAEVREAALSAGATGVTVSGAGPGVVAACHSEDRRPIAAAMVDAFMDAGVDARAYQTRIGRGATLYTE; encoded by the coding sequence ATGATTACGGTCAGGGCTCCCGCCACGAGTGCGAACCTCGGTAGCGGGTTCGACGTGTTCGGTGCGGCCCTCGACCGACCGGCTGATATCGTCCGCGTCGAGAAGGCCGATCGGACGACCATCGAGGTGACGGGCTACGGGGCCGAGTTCATTCCGGAAGATCCCGAGTCGAACACCGTCGGCGCGGTCGCCGAAGCACTGGACGCGCCGGCGCACATCCGCATCGACAAGGGTATCCGCCCATCCTCGGGACTCGGCTCCTCCGGCGCCAGCGCGGCCGCCGCCGCCCTCGCGCTCAACGAACTCTACGACCGCGGCCTCTCGCGACGCGACCTCGTCCCCATCGCGGGCAAAGGCGAGGCGACCGTCTCCGGCGAGGTCCACCTCGACAACGTCGCGCCCGCGCTCCTGGGTGGGTTCACCATCGCCACCGGCCGGGACGTGACGGTCGTCGACGCCGACATCCCGCTGGTGGCCTGCCTCCCCGAAATCGTCGTCTCGACGCGCGACGCCCGCGACGTGGTGCCCGCGGGCGCGACGATGGAGCAACTGGTCAACACCGTCGGCCGCGCGGCCACGCTGACGACCGGGATGTGTCGCGACGACCCGGACCTCGTGGGGAGGGGGATGCACGACCGCCTCGTCACGCCCGCCCGCGCCGACCTCATCTCGGGCTACGCCGAGGTTCGCGAGGCGGCGCTCTCGGCGGGGGCGACGGGCGTCACCGTCAGCGGCGCCGGCCCGGGGGTCGTCGCTGCCTGTCACTCCGAGGATCGTCGGCCCATCGCCGCCGCGATGGTGGACGCGTTCATGGACGCCGGCGTCGACGCCCGCGCCTACCAGACGCGGATCGGTCGCGGCGCGACGTTGTATACGGAATGA
- a CDS encoding MFS transporter gives MVRPAGATATVERPPRAVATVVFVVFLDLVGFGIVIPILPYYVRSFGVGDVFIGLLAATYSLTQFLAAPTLGRASDRWGRRPVLVLSLAGSAVAWTVFGLGDLVGDVAGAAAGVAVLFLARALAGAMGGNIAAAQAYVADVTPPEKRAGALGLVGASFSLGFIFGPAIGGALASETAVRAASGLPVPLPATPFSLPAFGAAAMSLVALVVALVTLKEPARHRVTGARSTLVDDFAAALRDPALRGLVLAFFLVSVAFAGVQVMFIPFVADADAYGFDASAAALLLTYVGVLGAVNQGVLVGHLADRFGSGRLAVAGATILCVALAALPFAPALGGVLPPLAGPPWLTPELVALLAVLGLLSFGNGLLNPSLAALVSASSGADRQGTAFGVTQGAGSLGRTVGPPAAAALYAAVYWSPFVAGAVVVLPVIALLVEVGRGTATEADA, from the coding sequence ATGGTCCGCCCCGCCGGCGCGACGGCGACGGTCGAGCGCCCTCCTCGTGCCGTCGCGACGGTCGTGTTCGTCGTCTTTCTGGATCTCGTGGGCTTCGGCATCGTCATCCCCATCCTTCCGTACTACGTTCGGAGCTTCGGCGTCGGCGACGTGTTCATCGGCTTGCTGGCGGCGACGTACTCGCTGACGCAGTTTCTCGCCGCTCCGACGCTGGGTCGCGCCTCGGACCGCTGGGGTCGCCGGCCGGTTCTCGTCCTGTCGCTCGCGGGGAGCGCCGTCGCGTGGACGGTGTTCGGCCTCGGCGACCTGGTGGGCGATGTCGCGGGGGCGGCCGCCGGCGTGGCCGTCCTCTTTCTGGCTCGCGCCCTCGCCGGCGCTATGGGGGGCAACATCGCCGCCGCGCAGGCGTACGTCGCGGACGTGACGCCGCCCGAGAAGCGGGCGGGGGCGCTCGGCCTCGTCGGCGCCTCGTTCAGCCTCGGCTTCATTTTCGGCCCGGCCATCGGCGGCGCACTGGCGAGCGAGACGGCGGTGCGCGCCGCGTCCGGACTGCCGGTGCCGCTCCCCGCGACGCCCTTTTCGCTGCCCGCGTTCGGCGCGGCGGCGATGAGCCTCGTCGCCCTCGTCGTCGCCCTCGTCACGCTAAAGGAACCCGCGCGACACCGGGTGACGGGCGCGCGGTCGACGCTCGTCGACGACTTCGCGGCCGCGCTCCGTGACCCCGCGCTCCGCGGCCTCGTCCTCGCCTTTTTTCTCGTCTCCGTCGCCTTCGCGGGCGTTCAGGTCATGTTCATCCCCTTCGTCGCCGACGCGGATGCGTACGGGTTCGACGCCTCGGCCGCCGCCCTGTTGCTCACCTACGTCGGCGTTCTCGGCGCGGTGAATCAGGGCGTCCTCGTCGGGCACCTCGCGGACCGATTCGGCTCCGGACGCCTCGCCGTCGCGGGCGCGACGATTCTGTGTGTCGCCCTCGCGGCGCTGCCGTTCGCCCCGGCGCTCGGGGGCGTGCTGCCGCCCCTCGCCGGCCCGCCGTGGCTCACGCCCGAACTGGTCGCGTTGCTGGCCGTCCTCGGACTCCTCTCGTTCGGCAACGGCCTCCTGAACCCGTCGCTGGCGGCGCTGGTGTCGGCGAGTTCGGGTGCGGACCGGCAGGGCACCGCCTTCGGCGTGACACAGGGAGCGGGGAGCCTCGGTCGGACCGTCGGCCCGCCGGCCGCGGCGGCGCTGTACGCGGCCGTCTACTGGTCGCCGTTCGTCGCCGGGGCCGTCGTCGTCCTGCCGGTGATCGCGTTGCTCGTGGAGGTCGGACGGGGGACGGCGACGGAAGCGGACGCCTAG